In the Paramormyrops kingsleyae isolate MSU_618 chromosome 6, PKINGS_0.4, whole genome shotgun sequence genome, one interval contains:
- the adnpb gene encoding activity-dependent neuroprotector homeobox b: protein MFQLPVNNLGSLRKARRNVKKVLSDIGLEYCKDHIDDFKEFVPNDFYVKNTSWEDVCMWDPSSTKPQEYRSKPFCCSGCPFSSKFFSAYKSHFRNVHSEDFESRILLNCPYCTYNGNKKTLETHIKLFHMPNNIARQGAGGVPGGLKEAVRFDGSHKLKTADSVEQAVYYCKKCTYRDPLYNVVRKHIYREHFQHVAAPYVAKPGDKSVNGAVRGNPGARDDTIHCKRCMFVPRTYEALVQHVIEDHERIGYQVTAMIGHTNVVVPRSKPLMLLSPKPQDKGILGVTQKGTLVTTSARSLSAQQLSRLVLPKAGLLSGTQLKQGPYGFKSGTTQAFSISGQQVRITLPGNAQVSVPQQSQTVKQPLPGGNMRMPGSGGSVEGKSFQSGISTSSSSTLKSLPLSSRVQATAAGVASGATKKGSTSILGTSYTQKWKICTICNELFPENVYSAHFEKEHKAEKIPAVANYIMKIHNFTSKCLYCNRYLPSDTLLNHMLIHGLSCPYCRSTFNDVEKMVAHMRLVHADEVVGPRTDSPLTFDLTLQQGNPKNIQLIVTTYNMRDAPEESVAFHAQNNTTATHCKKTPPKIPDSLDVPIKSVPQAAVPYKKDVGKTLCPLCFSILKGPISDALAHHLRERHQVIQTVHPVEKKLTYKCIHCLGVYTSNMTASTITLHLVHCRGVGKMQNGQEKPNASLKVTQSSGIASLKRDIERLDPGFLKKRKLDQDHSPTSLTDKSDDAVVLVLDPKGYEDESYEARKAFLTEYFNRQPYPLRREVEKLAASLWLWKSDISSHFVNRRRKCTQDCESRKAAVLLGFNMREVSRLKHKMNFDPEWFFEAKEEEECHTSKTSIGRSTNSISHCLDESATSLLRRTPRKSIKRTQSQPNGSKSAPVPNVDGNDQKPTIEITLQQRTKKHSEIITLDSKNGSQKKEEAMASIDRRLSDEEGMATGEEKDKVVEARNSHAMNDGGLAIEQEKKRGAVDRDPLDSESNLRTLEEKASPCENGYGSAEQMVRQKKIEINKEEDQHVKEKSHCTSWKNHSSQGILDSKSETSILDELNDGVAGGNEPKCTLLSGGVSLSSQQV, encoded by the exons ATGTTTCAGCTTCCAGTAAATAACCTCGGCAGTTTGCGAAAAGCCAGGAGAAATGTGAAAAAAGTTCTCAGTGACATTGGCTTGGAGTACTGCAAAGACCACATTGAT GATTTTAAAGAATTTGTCCCCAATGACTTCTATGTCAAGAACACTAGTTGGGAAGATGTGTGCATGTGGGATCCGTCATCAACCAAACCCCAG GAGTACAGATCAAAACCATTCTGTTGCTCCGGTTGTCCCTTCTCCTCTAAGTTCTTCTCAGCCTACAAGAGTCACTTCCGCAATGTGCACAGTGAGGACTTTGAAAGCCGCATTCTGCTTAACTGCCCATACTGCACTTACAATGGCAACAAGAAGACCCTTGAAACACACATAAAGCTGTTCCACATGCCAAATAACATAGCCCGGCAGGGAGCAGGTGGAGTTCCTGGTGGCCTGAAGGAGGCAGTGAGGTTTGATGGCAGCCACAAGCTCAAAACAGCAGACAGTGTGGAGCAGGCAGTGTACTATTGCAAGAAGTGCACCTACCGTGATCCGCTGTATAATGTGGTGCGCAAGCACATTTACCGGGAACACTTCCAACATGTGGCCGCGCCATACGTGGCAAAGCCTGGTGATAAGTCTGTCAATGGTGCTGTCAGGGGAAACCCCGGTGCCCGTGATGATACTATTCACTGCAAGCGTTGCATGTTTGTGCCACGCACCTACGAGGCATTGGTCCAGCACGTCATTGAGGACCATGAGCGCATTGGCTATCAGGTGACTGCAATGATTGGCCACACTAATGTGGTGGTGCCCAGGTCCAAACCCCTCATGCTGCTCTCACCAAAGCCTCAGGACAAGGGCATTCTGGGAGTCACTCAAAAGGGAACCTTGGTGACCACCAGTGCCCGCTCCCTGTCTGCTCAGCAATTGAGCCGACTGGTCTTACCAAAAGCTGGATTGCTGTCAGGCACCCAACTAAAACAGGGACCATATGGGTTTAAGAGTGGGACCACACAGGCTTTCTCCATCAGTGGCCAGCAGGTTAGAATCACTTTGCCAGGCAATGCACAGGTGTCTGTCCCACAACAATCACAAACCGTCAAACAGCCGCTCCCTGGTGGGAACATGCGCATGCCTGGGTCTGGGGGCTCAGTTGAGGGCAAGAGCTTCCAGTCGGGGATCTCTACCTCTTCTTCCTCTACACTCAAGTCATTACCTCTGTCCTCACGGGTACAAGCCACTGCTGCTGGTGTGGCTTCAGGTGCCACTAAGAAGGGGAGCACCTCCATCCTTGGCACATCCTATACGCAAAAGTGGAAGATCTGCACCATCTGCAATGAGCTCTTCCCAGAGAATGTGTACAGTGCACACTTTGAGAAGGAGCACAAGGCAGAAAAAATTCCAGCAGTTGCCAACTACATCATGAAGATCCACAACTTCACCAGCAAGTGCTTGTATTGCAACCGCTATTTGCCTAGTGACACCCTTCTCAATCATATGCTGATTCATGGCTTGTCTTGCCCGTATTGTCGTTCGACTTTCAATGATGTAGAAAAGATGGTGGCACACATGCGGCTGGTCCATGCAGATGAGGTGGTGGGGCCGCGCACCGATTCCCCCCTCACCTTTGATCTTACTCTCCAGCAAGGCAACCCCAAGAACATCCAGCTGATAGTTACAACTTACAACATGCGTGATGCGCCAGAGGAATCCGTGGCTTTCCATGCTCAAAACAACACAACAGCAACTCATTGCAAAAAGACACCTCCCAAAATTCCCGATAGTCTTGATGTACCCATAAAGAGTGTACCACAGGCTGCTGTGCCCTACAAGAAGGACGTAGGCAAGACCCTCTGCCCATTATGCTTCTCCATCCTCAAGGGGCCAATTTCTGATGCACTTGCACACCACCTGAGAGAGAGGCATCAGGTGATTCAGACAGTACACCCTGTGGAGAAGAAATTGACTTATAAGTGCATCCACTGCCTGGGTGTGTATACCAGCAACATGACAGCCTCCACAATCACCCTTCACCTTGTACACTGCCGTGGTGTGGGAAAGATGCAGAATGGCCAAGAGAAGCCTAATGCATCTCTGAAGGTAACCCAGTCATCTGGTATAGCTTCACTCAAGCGTGACATAGAACGCTTAGACCCAGGTTTCCTGAAGAAGCGAAAACTTGACCAAGACCACTCCCCAACAAGTTTGACTGATAAGTCTGATGATGCTGTGGTGTTGGTGCTTGACCCAAAAGGCTATGAAGATGAATCCTATGAGGCTAGGAAAGCTTTCCTCACAGAGTACTTCAACAGACAGCCCTACCCTTTAAGACGTGAAGTAGAAAAGCTTGCAGCTAGCCTGTGGTTGTGGAAATCTGACATCTCCAGCCACTTTGTGAACCGGCGAAGGAAGTGCACTCAGGATTGTGAGTCCAGGAAAGCTGCTGTTCTGTTAGGCTTCAACATGCGAGAGGTCAGCCGACTCAAGCACAAGATGAACTTTGACCCTGAGTGGTTTTTTGAAGCCAAAGAGGAGGAAGAGTGTCATACATCTAAAACATCCATTGGTCGATCCACTAACTCCATCAGTCATTGCCTGGATGAAAGTGCTACATCACTTTTGAGAAGAACACCAAGGAAGTCCATCAAGCGCACCCAATCTCAGCCAAATGGATCGAAAAGTGCACCCGTGCCTAATGTCGATGGAAATGACCAAAAGCCGACAATCGAAATCACCTTACAGCAAAGGACTAAAAAGCACTCAGAAATTATAACACTGGACTCTAAGAATGGGTCACAAAAAAAAGAGGAAGCTATGGCATCTATTGACAGAAGACTTTCAGATGAAGAGGGGATGGCCACTGGAGAAGAGAAAGATAAAGTAGTGGAAGCCAGAAACAGTCATGCCATGAATGATGGTGGGCTTGCCATTGAACAAGAGAAAAAGAGAGGGGCTGTAGACAGAGACCCTTTAGATTCAGAATCAAACTTGAGGACCTTGGAGGAGAAGGCGTCCCCGTGTGAGAATGGCTATGGGTCAGCTGAGCAGATGGTTAGACAGAAGAAAATAGAAATTAACAAAGAGGAGGACCAGCATGTTAAGGAGAAGAGCCATTGCACATCATGGAAAAACCACAGCAGCCAGGGAATCCTAGACAGCAAGTCAGAAACTTCTATACTAGACGAGCTTAATGATGGTGTGGCTGGAGGCAATGAGCCAAAGTGTACCCTGTTATCAGGAGGTGTGTCCCTAAGCAGCCAACAGGTATAA